The genomic DNA AAATAATCTTTTGTTTTTTAGTAAAAAAATATATTTATCTTTTCTTTTTGCTTAAAATTCATTAATACGTATATTTTGTTAGATATTTTAAAATTTGCTCTTAAAACAGTACTTTTGTATGACGAAAATTAATACGAAATTATTTATTATATACGACTTTTGATGTTAATCCGATGCAACTGAAGGGTACTTTTTAATTTGTAAAAACTACTTTTAGTTAAGATCAGATTAACAAACTAGAGTCTTTAACATTAAAACTTCTATAAATGAGCATTTATAAGGATTATATAAAAGAAATAGAAGACCGGAAAGCTCAAGGACTTCATCCAAAACCTATTGATGGTGCGGAGTTAGTGAGTGAAATCATTAAGCAAATTAAAGAGGAAACTAATGAATATAGAGAAGATTCTCTTAATTTTTTCATTTATAATGTGCTTCCTGGTACTACGAGTGCAGCTGCTGTAAAAGCTAAATTTTTAAAAGAAATTATTCTTGGTGAATTTGCTGTAAAAGAAATCACTGCTGAATTTGCTTTTGAGCAATTGTCGCATATGAAAGGTGGTCCTTCGGTAGAGGTGTTATTAGATTTAGCTTTAGGAGATGATTCAGAAATAGCAGAGGCTGCCGCTAAGGTTTTAAAAACACAAGTGTTTTTATACGAAGCGGATACAGAGCGTTTGAAGTATGCTATGAAAGAAGGAAATACTATTGCTAAAGAAGTTATAGAGAGTTATGCAAAAGCTGAGTTCTTTACAAAATTACCAGAGGTTGAAGAAGAGATTCAAGTAGTAACTTATGTAGCTGGTGTAGGAGATATTTCGACTGATTTATTATCTCCTGGAGCAGATGCACATTCAAGATCCGACCGTGAATTGCATGGACAGTCTATTTTTGAGCATAATAAAGATATGCAAAAAGAGTTGCTAGCATTAAAAGAGAAACATCCTGATAAACGAGTGATGTTAGTGGCAGAAAGAGGTACTATGGGAGTTGGATCTTCAAGAATGTCGGGAGTTAATAATGTGGCTTTATGGACAGGAATTTCTTCAAGCCCTTATGTACCATTTATAAATATAGCTCCTGTAATTGCAGGAACAAACGGAATAGCTCCTATTTTCTTAACTACTGTAGGAGTAACAGGGGGGATTGGTATTGATCTGAAAAATTGGGTGAAACAAAAAGATGAGAAAGGCAATACTATCGTAGATGAAGATGGAGAGCCAGTACTAAAGCAAGTGTATTCCGTAGAAACAGGTACTGTGTTTACAATCAATACGAAGAGTAAAAAGTTGTATAGTGGAGAAAAGGAGCTAAAAGATATTTCAACTGCTCTAACACCACAAAAAATGGAGTTTATCAAAGCAGGTGGCTCTTATGCTGTAGTTTTTGGAAAGAAATTACAAACATTTGCTTGCAAAGCTTTAGGTATTGAAGTACCGCAAGTGTACGCCCCATCGAAAGAAATTTCTATTGAAGGACAAGGATTAACAGCTGTTGAAAAGATATTTAATAAAAATGCTGTAGGAACTACTCCTGGTAAGGTGTTACATACAGGATCTAATGTTCGTGTAGAAGTAAATATTGTAGGGTCTCAAGATACTACTGGTTTAATGACTTCTCAGGAGTTGGAAATGATGGCGGCTACTATAATTTCTCCAATTGTTGATGCAGGATATCAATCAGGCTGTCATACAGCTTCTGTTTGGGATGATAAATCTAAAGCTAATATTCCAAGATTGATGAAGTTTATGAATGACTTTGGTTTAATTACAGCTCGTGATCCAAAAGGGAAATACCATGCAATGACTGATGTTATTCATAAGGTATTGAATGATCTTGCTGTTGATGATTGGGATGTGATTATAGGTGGAGATTCGCATACACGTATGTCTAAAGGAGTGGCTTTTGGTGCTGATTCAGGAACGGTGGCATTAGCTTTGGCAACAGGAGAAGCTACAATGCCTATTCCAGAGTCTGTAAAGGTTACTTTTAAAGGAGATATGAGGAGTTATATGGATTTCCGAGATGTGGTGCATGCTACTCAACAACAAATGCTAAAACAGTTTGGAGGAGAAAATGTATTCCAAGGAAGAATTATTGAAGTTCATATTGGTACATTAACTTCTGATCAAGCTTTTACGTTTACAGATTGGACGGCAGAAATGAAAGCAAAAGCATCTATCTGTATTTCAGAAGATGAAACTTTAATAGAGTCGTTGGAAATTGCTAGGGACCGTATCCAAATCATGATTGATAAGGGAATGGATAATGAAAAGCAGGTGCTAAAAGGGTTGATAGATAAAGCAAATAATAGAATTCAAGAAGTAAAAACGGGAGCAAAACCAGCATTACGCCCTGATGCTAATGCTAAGTATTATGCAGAGGTAGTTATTGATTTGGATGAAATTGCTGAACCAATGATTGCTGACCCTGATGTGAATAATGAAGATGTTTCTAAACGTTATACTCATGATACTATTAGGCCATTATCATATTATGGAGGTACGAAAAAAGTAGATTTAGGTTTTATCGGTTCTTGTATGGTTCATAAAGGAGATATGAAAATTTTGGCCCAAATGTTGAAAAATATCGAGGCGCAACAAGGAAAAGTCGAGTTTAAAGCTCCTTTAGTAGTAGCACCTCCTACCTACAATATTGTAGATGAATTGAAGGAAGAAGGTGATTGGGAAGTGTTAAAAAAATATTCAGGTTTTGAGTTTGATGACAATGCACCTAAAGGCTTGGCTCGTACTAAATATGAGAATATGTTGTATTTAGAGCGTCCTGGATGTAACTTATGTATGGGGAATCAAGAGAAGGCGGAGCCGGGGGATACTGTAATGGCAACCTCAACACGTTTGTTCCAAGGAAGAGTTGTAAAGGATTCTGGAGAGAAAAAGGGAGAATCACTATTATCATCAACTCCAGTGGTAGTTTTATCTACTGTTTTAGGAAGAACGCCAACAATGGAGGAATATGAGGCAGCTGTTGATGGAATTGTATTAACTAAATTTAAACCTTCTCAAAAGAAATTAGTGATATAATAGTATTTGATAGTATGAGTTTTATACTGAAATGATATATATAAAAGCCTGGGTTTTTTAACTCAGGCTTTTGTTATAAAATCTCTTATCTTAAAATAAAAAGATTGTTGGTTTATTAACAGGTTCCGTATGCTTTTTTAATGCTAGAATTGTTTTAAACTGTTATCACTAGTACACGTTATGCTTGATTTCTTATAAAGACTCCAAGAGTCTTTATTAAAGAAAACTTTTTGAAGTAAGTTTAAAGTATAGCGAAATAAAAAATGATATAATTAGTTTATTTTAATATTTGTTTAAGACGAAAGCTTGCTGCAAGCTGTATGAAGCTACTGTTTTACATCTAATACCAATTAAACTTTAATTTAAGTTAAATTTATTATCTTTAAGGTATGGGAAGACTGACTCAAATCCGTATTAGAGAAGATTTAGACACATTAGAATCGTACAAACAAAAAGTAACCAATTTTAAGAGTTCACAAAAGCTTAAAGTTTTGTTTTTAATTAGCTCAGGAGGTTATAAAACATTAGGTCCAATAGCTAGTATCCTTTCTATCAATTATAGTACTCTTCATAGATGGTTGAAGATATATAGAGAAAAAGGAATAGATTATTATCTAAGTCCAGACAAACGTAATAGATCCTCAAAAATAATTACTCCTGCTATTCACAAGGAGTTACAGAATCTGTTGAACCAAGAAAGAGTTCAATTCAATGGTTATAAAGATGTTCAAAAGTGGTTAGAAGTAAATCACGGTGTTAAGATTGAATATCAATGGCTTTGGAAATACTTAAAAACTAAATTAGGTACTACTCTTAAAGTTCCAAGAAAAAGTAACGTTAAGAAAGATAAAGATGCTTCGGCTGAATTTTTTAAAACTTCCTGATAGGTTTAATTCGATTAGAGATAGTCTAAATAAGAATAATAGATTTGATAGCGTCAATTTATATTTTCAAGATGAATCTCGATTTGGTCTGAAGACCTTTGTAGGTAAATGTCTATCGTTAGTAGGATTAAAACCAGTAGTGTCTTACCAACATAAATTTTCTAATACTTACCTGTGGGGTAGCTATTCTCCTATAAATGGAGATAGTTTTGTGTGGGAAATTAATGGAGTAGATTCAAAAATATTTGAAGCCTATTTAGCGGCTTTTTCTCTACATAATCCTAACGAATATAAAATTGTAGTTATAGATAATGCCGCTTTTCATTCCTCAAAAAATATTAATGTGCCTGATAATATTTTTCTCTTGAGAATACCTCCGTACACACCAGAACTTAATCCCTGTGAACAAATATGGCAATATATCAAGTATCGTTTTAGAAATAAGTATTTTCAAAATATGACAGAATTAAAACAATGGTTATATCAAATTGTAAATCAAATGGACAATGAACTTATAAAATCAATTGTAGCTGATTATAGATACAAAGAAATATTTATAACGCATTTTAAAGTTTAAATCGTATAAATTTAACACCAGCTATATTTTGAAATAATAAAAAGAACTTAAGACTTTCTGAAGTTGCTTGTAAGTGATTGCCAAAAAAGAATACTAAGGAATTATGAAAATAAATAGCAAGAAAATAATTAATGCACTGTTTTTAGTGTTTATCATTTTAATGATATATCCGCCGACTAAAGTATATTTTATAAGGTTAGTTTCTTTTGCTCCTTCAGAGATAGAAAATAAAGCTCAAAAAGAAATAGGAAACTATCAATGGAGCTTAAAGGGATTGAATGCACCAGATATCAATTTTGAAAAGGTAAAAGGGAAGGTAGTTTTTATAAATTTTTGGGCTACTTGGTGCCCTCCATGTATAGCAGAAATGCCAAGTATTCAGAAGTTATATGACACTTATAAAGAAAAGATAACCTTCTTATTTATAAGTAATGAAAAATGGGAAGTTATCAATAAATTTTATAAAGAAAAAGGATATGATTTACCTACATATCATAGCGTAAATCAAATACCGAGTAAATTGGAAGCTACGAGCATTCCCACTACTTATATTATAAATCAATCAGGAAAAATAGTAGTAGCCAAGCAAGGGGC from Tenacibaculum maritimum NCIMB 2154 includes the following:
- a CDS encoding bifunctional aconitate hydratase 2/2-methylisocitrate dehydratase — protein: MSIYKDYIKEIEDRKAQGLHPKPIDGAELVSEIIKQIKEETNEYREDSLNFFIYNVLPGTTSAAAVKAKFLKEIILGEFAVKEITAEFAFEQLSHMKGGPSVEVLLDLALGDDSEIAEAAAKVLKTQVFLYEADTERLKYAMKEGNTIAKEVIESYAKAEFFTKLPEVEEEIQVVTYVAGVGDISTDLLSPGADAHSRSDRELHGQSIFEHNKDMQKELLALKEKHPDKRVMLVAERGTMGVGSSRMSGVNNVALWTGISSSPYVPFINIAPVIAGTNGIAPIFLTTVGVTGGIGIDLKNWVKQKDEKGNTIVDEDGEPVLKQVYSVETGTVFTINTKSKKLYSGEKELKDISTALTPQKMEFIKAGGSYAVVFGKKLQTFACKALGIEVPQVYAPSKEISIEGQGLTAVEKIFNKNAVGTTPGKVLHTGSNVRVEVNIVGSQDTTGLMTSQELEMMAATIISPIVDAGYQSGCHTASVWDDKSKANIPRLMKFMNDFGLITARDPKGKYHAMTDVIHKVLNDLAVDDWDVIIGGDSHTRMSKGVAFGADSGTVALALATGEATMPIPESVKVTFKGDMRSYMDFRDVVHATQQQMLKQFGGENVFQGRIIEVHIGTLTSDQAFTFTDWTAEMKAKASICISEDETLIESLEIARDRIQIMIDKGMDNEKQVLKGLIDKANNRIQEVKTGAKPALRPDANAKYYAEVVIDLDEIAEPMIADPDVNNEDVSKRYTHDTIRPLSYYGGTKKVDLGFIGSCMVHKGDMKILAQMLKNIEAQQGKVEFKAPLVVAPPTYNIVDELKEEGDWEVLKKYSGFEFDDNAPKGLARTKYENMLYLERPGCNLCMGNQEKAEPGDTVMATSTRLFQGRVVKDSGEKKGESLLSSTPVVVLSTVLGRTPTMEEYEAAVDGIVLTKFKPSQKKLVI
- a CDS encoding helix-turn-helix domain-containing protein, whose product is MGRLTQIRIREDLDTLESYKQKVTNFKSSQKLKVLFLISSGGYKTLGPIASILSINYSTLHRWLKIYREKGIDYYLSPDKRNRSSKIITPAIHKELQNLLNQERVQFNGYKDVQKWLEVNHGVKIEYQWLWKYLKTKLGTTLKVPRKSNVKKDKDASAEFFKTS
- a CDS encoding IS630 family transposase; the encoded protein is MLRLNFLKLPDRFNSIRDSLNKNNRFDSVNLYFQDESRFGLKTFVGKCLSLVGLKPVVSYQHKFSNTYLWGSYSPINGDSFVWEINGVDSKIFEAYLAAFSLHNPNEYKIVVIDNAAFHSSKNINVPDNIFLLRIPPYTPELNPCEQIWQYIKYRFRNKYFQNMTELKQWLYQIVNQMDNELIKSIVADYRYKEIFITHFKV
- a CDS encoding TlpA family protein disulfide reductase — encoded protein: MKINSKKIINALFLVFIILMIYPPTKVYFIRLVSFAPSEIENKAQKEIGNYQWSLKGLNAPDINFEKVKGKVVFINFWATWCPPCIAEMPSIQKLYDTYKEKITFLFISNEKWEVINKFYKEKGYDLPTYHSVNQIPSKLEATSIPTTYIINQSGKIVVAKQGAANWNSKSVKRMLDKLLAGK